The Candidatus Kryptobacter tengchongensis DNA window CAAGATATTCAAATGCTTCTTCTGCTATGATTGCAGAAATTTCAGCCCCGAACCCGGCTGTCAATGTATCTTCATGAACTATTAAAACCTTGCTTGTCTTCTTAACAGAATTTAAAATCGTCTCTTTATCAAGTGGATTTATTGTTCTAATATCAATTACTTCAATCTCAACACCGTATTTTTGTTCAACAATTTTCACCGCTTCAAGCGATTTATAAACCATCAACCCCCAAGTTACAATTGTTGCATCCTTACCAACTTTCTTAATTTGAGCCTTACCGAAGGGTAATAAATAATCTTTATCTGGCTCAGGGGACATTGCTTGAGGAGAGCGATAGAGTGCTTTATGTTCAAGGAAAAGAACCGGGTCTTCAATACGACATGCAGTTTTCAAAAGTCCTTTTGCATCAGCTGCATTTGATGGGTAAGCAATGAAAATTCCCGGAAGATGAGCGAAAAATCCTTCAATGTTTTGACTATGATAATGCCCACCGTGAATGTATCCGCCAACAGGAACCCTTATCACAACTGGCGCCGACCAGCTACCATTTGATCTATATCTAAATGTAGCAAGTTCATCCCTTATCTGAGTCATCGCAGGCCAAATGTAATCACCAAACTGAATTTCAACAACAGGTTTATATCCTTTCACCGCAAGTCCAATTGCGGTTCCAACGATACTTGCTTCAGCAAGCGGTGAATTAAAAGCTCTATCTTTGCCAAACTTCGTTGTTAATCCTTTCGTTGCTGTGAAAACACCACCTTTGGGATCAGCAATATCTTCACCATATACCACCATTTTGGGGTTTAGCTCCATCTCCTCATGCAGTGCGTGATTTATCGCATCAACCATAACTATTGGCTTTCCTGATGGAATTGTAGCTTCATAATTTAACTTTCTTGTATCCTCATGAGCATAAACATGAAGCATTACCGTATCAGAACTTGCGTAGGGTTTCTTCTCAGCAACTTCAATTGCCTTATCAATTTCTGCATCAAGCTCTGAATAAATTCCATCTATTTCTTCTCTTGTCAAAATCCCCTCTTTCAACAAGAGACTTTCCATCTTCAAAATTGGGTCACTTGATCTTTCCTGCTCAAGCTCTTCAGGGGTTCTATATTTTCTATGATCATCCGAAGATGAATGTGGAATTAATCTTACTACATTTGCAACTATCATTGTAGGACCGAGTCCAGCACGGGCTCTTTCCACTGCTTTTTTAACAGTTTGATAACTTTGAACGAAATCGGTTCCATCAATTTCATAAACTTCAAGCCCAAAAAATCCTTGCCCAATTTTCGCAACTGATGCGCCAGCCGTTTGCTCGTATATTGGCACAGATATAGCATATTTGTTATTTTGAATAACGAAGATGACGGGCAATTTATCCTTGCTTGCCCAGTTCAACGCTTCATGAAATTCACCTTCACTTGTTGAACCATCTCCACCCGAAACATAAACAACCTCATCTGTCCCATCCCTCACACACCCCATTGCTGTTCCAACCGCCTGAAGATACTGGGTTCCCGTCGGACTTGATTGTGTAATAATCCTCAATTCTTTCTTTCCAAAATGAGCTGGCATTTGCCTCCCACCTGTTGCAGGGCAATTTGCTCTGCCAAAAACACTATAAAAAAGTTCCTCAAGCGTAACCCCAAGTTGATAAACAAATGCCCAATCTCTATAGTAAGGATAAAACCAATCATATCCAGGGCGAAAGTTCATTGCACTTGCCACTTGGATTGCCTCATGTCCGGATACACCAATATGAAAGAAAACCTTTCCTTGCTTTAAAAGAGTCATCGCTTTATTATCTATCTGTCTTGCTACATACATTGACTTCAATGCCTGAACCAACACATCAGGCTTTATTTCAACAACAGATTCAAGCCCCGTTTCAAATTCACTACCACGATTGACCTGTTTGGTCAAATTCTTTGGCATGGTTAATTCTCTTTTTGTTTTCCCTTATTTTAAA harbors:
- a CDS encoding 2-oxoisovalerate dehydrogenase E1 component → MPKNLTKQVNRGSEFETGLESVVEIKPDVLVQALKSMYVARQIDNKAMTLLKQGKVFFHIGVSGHEAIQVASAMNFRPGYDWFYPYYRDWAFVYQLGVTLEELFYSVFGRANCPATGGRQMPAHFGKKELRIITQSSPTGTQYLQAVGTAMGCVRDGTDEVVYVSGGDGSTSEGEFHEALNWASKDKLPVIFVIQNNKYAISVPIYEQTAGASVAKIGQGFFGLEVYEIDGTDFVQSYQTVKKAVERARAGLGPTMIVANVVRLIPHSSSDDHRKYRTPEELEQERSSDPILKMESLLLKEGILTREEIDGIYSELDAEIDKAIEVAEKKPYASSDTVMLHVYAHEDTRKLNYEATIPSGKPIVMVDAINHALHEEMELNPKMVVYGEDIADPKGGVFTATKGLTTKFGKDRAFNSPLAEASIVGTAIGLAVKGYKPVVEIQFGDYIWPAMTQIRDELATFRYRSNGSWSAPVVIRVPVGGYIHGGHYHSQNIEGFFAHLPGIFIAYPSNAADAKGLLKTACRIEDPVLFLEHKALYRSPQAMSPEPDKDYLLPFGKAQIKKVGKDATIVTWGLMVYKSLEAVKIVEQKYGVEIEVIDIRTINPLDKETILNSVKKTSKVLIVHEDTLTAGFGAEISAIIAEEAFEYLDSPIKRVAGLDIPGIPYAPTLEDAALPQTSWIVRALEELIRY